One stretch of Deltaproteobacteria bacterium DNA includes these proteins:
- a CDS encoding PAS domain-containing protein, whose translation MSDPARHRVVDLDPQTAAAPAEQFLNKYAEDVLASLGDGLILLDTAGRVVFMSPGAEDLTAVSAKHAGGKPAIQMFAGHHWLAERITAFLHGEGRRVADSGELAAPFGRRATVRLTASPVIDSEGMTVGSMLVLHDVVATRALTDTGERGSRVGELAAVAAGLAHEIKNPLGGIKGAAQLLADTLKADPEGLRFTSLITREVDRVSNLLEQLLELTRPPRLRLGAVNIHRLLQEVLTLERAAAANKLTVRLNFDPSLPDVWADEARIRQVFLNLVKNALEAMERRGTLTITTRMETDFHVRTAGQGRSRQYLSVEVEDSGPGIEPEDHERIFTPFFTTKNKGTGLGLAVSDRLVAQHGGLLRVESEPGRWTRFRVSLPVAMPGESS comes from the coding sequence ATGAGCGATCCAGCGCGCCACCGCGTGGTCGACCTCGACCCCCAAACCGCCGCGGCCCCCGCCGAACAGTTCCTGAACAAGTACGCCGAAGACGTCCTCGCGAGTCTCGGCGACGGCCTGATCCTTCTCGACACCGCCGGGCGCGTCGTCTTCATGAGCCCCGGCGCCGAAGACCTGACCGCGGTCTCGGCAAAGCACGCGGGCGGCAAGCCGGCGATCCAGATGTTCGCCGGCCACCACTGGCTCGCGGAACGGATCACGGCGTTCCTCCACGGTGAGGGCCGGCGCGTCGCCGACAGCGGCGAGCTCGCCGCGCCGTTCGGACGGCGCGCGACGGTGCGCCTCACGGCGTCTCCGGTGATCGACAGCGAAGGCATGACCGTCGGGAGCATGCTGGTCCTCCACGACGTCGTCGCGACGCGCGCGCTCACGGACACCGGCGAGCGCGGCAGCCGGGTCGGCGAGCTCGCGGCGGTCGCCGCGGGTCTGGCCCACGAGATCAAGAACCCGCTCGGCGGCATCAAGGGTGCGGCCCAGCTCCTCGCGGACACGCTGAAGGCGGATCCCGAGGGACTGCGCTTCACCTCGCTCATCACGCGCGAGGTCGATCGGGTCTCGAACCTGCTCGAGCAGCTCCTCGAGCTCACCCGGCCGCCTCGGCTCCGGCTCGGCGCGGTCAACATCCACCGCCTGTTGCAGGAAGTGCTGACCCTCGAGCGCGCCGCCGCCGCCAACAAGCTCACCGTCCGCTTGAACTTCGACCCGAGCTTGCCGGACGTCTGGGCCGACGAGGCGCGGATCCGCCAGGTGTTCCTGAACCTCGTCAAGAACGCGCTCGAAGCGATGGAACGCCGGGGGACGCTCACGATCACCACCCGCATGGAGACGGACTTCCACGTCCGCACCGCTGGTCAGGGCCGGAGCCGTCAGTACCTCTCGGTCGAGGTCGAGGACAGCGGGCCGGGCATCGAGCCCGAAGACCATGAACGCATCTTCACGCCGTTCTTCACCACCAAGAACAAAGGCACCGGCCTCGGACTCGCCGTGAGTGACCGCCTGGTGGCGCAGCACGGCGGCCTCTTGCGCGTCGAGAGCGAGCCCGGGCGCTGGACGCGCTTTCGCGTGAGCCTCCCGGTCGCGATGCCCGGGGAGTCGAGCTGA
- a CDS encoding DUF11 domain-containing protein translates to MSEKRSWKPDHTSFGRALVVMVVPLMLALAPSGAAADVPAPPDDDRVERIDAGPPRPRAALPAPPLAALPVTGAGWTAQGPGPTTGGQVEGSTIQNGEVVGAVHAVVTHPTDADTIWIGAVNGGLWRTTNATAASPAWTPLIDDFPSLSIGALELDPTDAANRTLVAGIGRYSSFGSTGGALRGILRTTDGGATWTELGAVDLAGRNVSGVGPRGATILVAASSRGSIGAGMYRSTDTGASFQNISGLNGLDFGEVFDLVGDPSDPNRFYAGLPTGVFRTDDAGVNWIDVTDAAIGALVSAATNNIEFAVSPVAPNPVYAGIVNNGQLRGFFRSGDQGATWTAMDLPQVVAGAFAITNATNATPIVITSNNHGLTNNEQPQVRISGVTGNTAANGDFFVTVIDNNNFSLNGSASNGAYGGGGTWGKITGLEPRFEPGSQGATHFSIVADPGAVNLVYVGGDRQDFPNPLGAATFSGRLFRGDFAIAPGGPGTIPSPQWTSLTHVGTGANSAPHADSREMRFDANGDIIEGDDGGIYRRTDPGLTTGDWASVIGDLQVTEFHDIAYDTNSNIIIGGAQDTGTPEQTATGSTTWRSVSTADGGDVAVDDTSVAGQSMRYSSTQNLGGFRRRTCDNANNCGGATAVGLNVTSGSALQRQFVTPIELNVADQTRLVIGGANGVYESADQGDNIAQVGTTGPTVCIGGGSAGNACGVDANCPNGVCGYLVNRNAMAYGHQSNADLIYVGSNARVLVRTTAAGTMDPTPTAFPGGTVLDLVVAPSDADRLYAIDVAGVYETTDGGTTWTDVTGNLSDDGATNFRSLVYIEGAGNDLLVVGTSQGVFVSIESDFDSWLELGGIPNALVWDLDYDATDRLLVAGTLGRGAWTQLITIADLAIEKAASPDPVSPGQTLTYEITVTNNGPEAAAGVIVTDLLPPEVSYVSDTDACVEGPPGTLTCSVGNIASTQSVTFEIEVEVDPDLVQPACEPFSISNTASVVAPVLDPDPDNNAVTIETAVAFPLDHFLCYEVELQPFGSWTGVTLDDAFGQGIVDVSNLKRLCTPTDKNGEDPTAPLQPCHLTAYEIDQSPPPPIRSGVQVDNQFGVVTVDVGRPERLLVPTAKEPNAAPPPLVAPTIDHFKCHRVRGARTRVKGLTLTDQIDERGGSVIRPLRLCSPADKNGGGIIDPSVHLMCYQVRTRPRRPTFSGPFGIDNQFDGFAINLTGVRELCVPSTVTIP, encoded by the coding sequence ATGAGCGAGAAGCGATCCTGGAAGCCGGACCATACGTCCTTCGGCCGGGCTCTGGTCGTCATGGTCGTTCCGTTGATGCTGGCGCTGGCACCGTCAGGCGCCGCAGCGGACGTTCCAGCACCCCCGGACGACGATCGAGTCGAACGCATCGACGCTGGCCCTCCCCGACCGCGCGCTGCTTTACCGGCGCCGCCGCTCGCGGCGCTTCCCGTGACCGGCGCCGGCTGGACGGCGCAAGGTCCGGGACCGACGACGGGCGGCCAGGTGGAGGGCAGCACGATCCAGAACGGTGAGGTCGTGGGCGCCGTCCACGCGGTCGTGACCCATCCGACCGACGCCGACACGATCTGGATCGGCGCGGTAAACGGCGGCTTGTGGCGAACGACCAACGCGACCGCGGCGAGCCCGGCGTGGACTCCGCTCATCGACGATTTCCCGTCGCTTTCGATCGGTGCCTTGGAGCTCGACCCGACCGACGCGGCCAATCGGACGCTGGTCGCCGGGATCGGTCGCTACAGCTCGTTCGGTAGTACGGGCGGCGCGCTGAGAGGCATCCTGCGAACGACGGATGGCGGCGCCACGTGGACGGAGCTCGGGGCCGTCGATCTCGCGGGGCGCAACGTGAGCGGCGTCGGTCCGCGCGGTGCCACGATCCTCGTCGCGGCGAGCAGTCGCGGATCCATCGGTGCCGGCATGTACCGCAGCACCGACACCGGCGCGTCCTTCCAAAACATCTCGGGGCTGAACGGCCTCGATTTCGGTGAGGTCTTCGATCTCGTCGGCGACCCGTCCGATCCCAACCGCTTCTACGCGGGGCTTCCCACCGGCGTGTTCCGCACCGACGACGCCGGGGTGAACTGGATCGACGTGACCGACGCCGCGATCGGGGCGCTGGTGAGTGCCGCGACCAACAACATCGAGTTCGCCGTGAGCCCGGTCGCGCCAAATCCAGTCTACGCCGGCATCGTGAACAACGGACAGCTCCGCGGATTCTTCCGATCCGGGGACCAAGGTGCCACCTGGACGGCCATGGACCTGCCGCAGGTCGTGGCGGGCGCGTTCGCGATCACGAACGCGACCAACGCGACGCCGATCGTCATCACCTCGAACAACCACGGGCTCACCAACAACGAGCAGCCGCAGGTCCGTATCAGCGGAGTCACCGGCAACACGGCGGCGAACGGCGACTTCTTCGTGACCGTCATCGACAACAACAACTTCTCGCTGAACGGCAGCGCCAGCAACGGGGCTTACGGGGGCGGCGGCACGTGGGGGAAGATCACCGGTCTCGAGCCGCGCTTCGAGCCAGGCTCGCAAGGTGCGACGCACTTCTCGATCGTCGCCGACCCCGGCGCCGTGAATCTCGTCTACGTGGGCGGCGATCGGCAAGACTTTCCGAACCCGCTCGGGGCAGCGACCTTCAGCGGGCGCCTGTTCCGCGGGGATTTCGCGATCGCACCCGGGGGGCCGGGCACCATTCCGTCGCCGCAGTGGACGTCGCTGACCCACGTCGGTACGGGCGCGAACTCGGCGCCGCACGCCGATTCCCGTGAGATGCGCTTCGATGCGAACGGGGACATCATCGAAGGTGACGATGGCGGCATCTATCGCCGGACCGATCCGGGACTCACCACCGGTGATTGGGCGTCGGTGATCGGCGACCTGCAAGTCACCGAGTTCCACGACATCGCCTACGACACCAACTCGAACATCATCATCGGCGGCGCTCAGGATACCGGCACGCCCGAGCAGACCGCGACGGGGAGCACCACCTGGCGCAGCGTCTCGACCGCAGACGGCGGCGACGTCGCCGTCGACGACACGAGCGTCGCCGGTCAGTCGATGCGCTATTCGAGCACGCAGAATCTCGGCGGTTTCCGGCGGCGCACCTGCGACAACGCCAACAACTGCGGCGGCGCCACGGCCGTCGGCCTCAACGTGACGAGCGGATCGGCGCTGCAGCGCCAGTTCGTGACGCCGATCGAGCTGAACGTCGCCGATCAGACCCGTCTCGTCATCGGCGGCGCCAACGGCGTGTACGAATCCGCCGACCAGGGCGACAACATCGCCCAGGTCGGCACCACGGGCCCGACGGTGTGCATCGGCGGTGGCAGCGCCGGCAACGCGTGCGGCGTGGACGCCAACTGTCCCAATGGCGTGTGCGGCTATCTCGTGAACCGCAACGCGATGGCCTACGGACATCAGAGCAACGCCGACCTGATCTACGTCGGCTCCAATGCGCGCGTCCTCGTCCGGACGACCGCCGCCGGCACCATGGATCCGACGCCGACCGCGTTTCCCGGCGGCACGGTGCTCGACCTCGTCGTCGCGCCCTCGGATGCCGATCGCCTCTACGCGATCGACGTCGCTGGCGTCTACGAGACCACCGACGGCGGGACGACCTGGACGGACGTCACGGGCAATCTCAGCGACGACGGGGCGACGAACTTCCGGAGTCTCGTGTACATCGAGGGCGCCGGCAACGATCTTCTCGTAGTCGGTACCAGCCAGGGGGTCTTCGTCTCGATCGAGTCGGATTTCGATTCCTGGCTCGAGCTCGGCGGCATCCCGAATGCGCTGGTATGGGATCTCGACTACGACGCCACCGACCGGCTCCTCGTGGCCGGTACGCTCGGCCGGGGCGCCTGGACGCAGCTGATCACGATCGCCGATCTCGCGATCGAGAAGGCCGCCTCGCCCGACCCCGTATCGCCGGGACAGACGCTCACCTACGAGATCACGGTGACGAACAACGGCCCGGAGGCCGCGGCCGGCGTCATCGTCACCGACCTCCTGCCGCCCGAGGTGAGCTACGTCAGCGACACCGACGCCTGCGTGGAGGGACCTCCCGGCACGCTGACGTGCAGCGTCGGCAACATCGCGAGCACGCAGAGCGTCACGTTCGAGATCGAGGTGGAGGTCGATCCGGATCTCGTCCAGCCCGCCTGCGAGCCGTTCTCGATCAGCAACACGGCGTCGGTCGTCGCACCGGTCCTGGATCCCGATCCCGACAACAACGCCGTCACGATCGAGACGGCAGTCGCGTTCCCGCTCGATCACTTCCTCTGTTACGAGGTCGAGCTCCAACCGTTCGGAAGCTGGACGGGGGTCACCCTCGACGACGCGTTCGGTCAGGGGATCGTCGACGTGAGCAATCTGAAGCGGCTCTGTACCCCCACCGACAAGAACGGTGAAGACCCGACGGCACCCCTCCAACCCTGCCACCTCACTGCGTACGAGATCGATCAGAGTCCGCCTCCGCCGATCCGGAGCGGCGTGCAGGTCGACAATCAATTCGGCGTGGTGACGGTGGACGTCGGCCGTCCCGAGCGCCTGCTGGTGCCGACCGCGAAGGAACCGAACGCGGCGCCGCCGCCGCTCGTCGCCCCGACCATCGATCACTTCAAGTGCCATCGCGTGCGCGGCGCCCGCACGCGCGTCAAGGGGCTGACCCTGACCGACCAGATCGACGAGCGCGGCGGCAGCGTCATCCGGCCGCTCCGCCTCTGCAGCCCGGCCGACAAGAACGGCGGGGGGATCATCGATCCGAGCGTCCATCTGATGTGCTACCAGGTGCGCACGCGACCGCGGCGCCCGACGTTCAGTGGCCCGTTCGGGATCGACAATCAGTTCGACGGCTTCGCCATCAACCTCACCGGCGTTCGCGAGCTTTGTGTGCCCTCGACGGTGACGATTCCGTAG
- the ntrC gene encoding nitrogen regulation protein NR(I): MARVLIADDEESIRLVLSTALTQAGHEVEVASTGDEALARLIGGAFDVAILDVRMPHMSGLDVLQRVREVGTPVIVIVITAQNTMANAIEAMKRGAFNYLTKPFDLDEARTLVMRASEMHKLKDTVGRIRTEVAGRYEPGVTLIGTSPAMQEIFKTIGRLANSDATVLIEGESGTGKELIARAIHAHSPRWSGPFVALNCSAIPRDLLESEIFGHERGAFTGANERRIGRFETAAGGTLFLDEIGDMPIELQVKLLRVLQEKEFSRVGGAAVIKADARIIAATNQGLERAVREGRFREDLYFRLKVVPIAVPPLRERRGDIPQLIRHFLAKTNAEMGTDISGITPEAEALLVRHPWQGNVRELENTLVRAAVLAPGQTLTEADLQLPEAAPPPALAGSLAETLRSAVAALVNDPSRPGKDLHAAVVAAVERPLIELVLEQTGGNQLRAADLLGINRNTLRKKLTALGIPVPRGGS; the protein is encoded by the coding sequence ATGGCGCGGGTCCTGATCGCGGACGACGAAGAGTCGATTCGCCTCGTCCTCTCGACCGCGCTCACGCAGGCGGGCCACGAGGTGGAGGTGGCGAGCACGGGCGACGAGGCGCTCGCGCGGCTGATCGGCGGCGCGTTCGACGTCGCCATCCTCGACGTCCGCATGCCGCACATGAGCGGGCTCGACGTGCTGCAACGCGTCCGCGAGGTCGGGACACCCGTGATCGTGATCGTCATCACCGCGCAGAATACGATGGCGAACGCGATCGAGGCGATGAAGCGCGGCGCCTTCAACTACCTCACCAAGCCCTTCGATCTCGACGAGGCGCGGACGCTCGTCATGCGCGCCTCCGAGATGCACAAGCTCAAGGACACCGTCGGCCGCATCCGCACCGAGGTCGCCGGCCGCTACGAGCCCGGCGTCACCCTGATCGGCACGAGCCCCGCGATGCAGGAGATCTTCAAGACGATCGGCCGGCTCGCGAACAGCGACGCGACGGTCCTCATCGAAGGCGAGAGCGGCACCGGCAAGGAGCTGATCGCGCGCGCCATCCACGCGCACTCGCCGCGCTGGAGCGGACCGTTCGTGGCGCTCAACTGCTCGGCGATCCCGCGCGACCTCCTCGAGAGCGAGATCTTCGGCCACGAGCGCGGCGCCTTCACGGGGGCCAACGAGCGCCGGATCGGCCGCTTCGAGACCGCCGCCGGCGGCACCCTCTTCCTCGACGAGATCGGCGACATGCCGATCGAGCTGCAGGTGAAGCTCCTGCGCGTGCTCCAGGAGAAGGAGTTCAGCCGGGTCGGCGGCGCGGCCGTCATCAAGGCCGACGCTCGCATCATCGCCGCGACCAACCAAGGGCTCGAGCGCGCCGTCCGCGAGGGACGCTTTCGCGAGGACCTCTATTTCCGCCTGAAGGTCGTCCCGATCGCGGTGCCGCCGCTCCGCGAGCGCCGCGGCGACATCCCGCAGCTCATCCGCCACTTCCTCGCGAAGACCAACGCGGAGATGGGCACCGATATCAGCGGCATCACGCCGGAGGCCGAGGCGCTGCTCGTCCGCCATCCCTGGCAGGGGAACGTCCGGGAGCTCGAGAACACGCTCGTGCGCGCCGCCGTGCTGGCGCCGGGACAGACGCTGACCGAGGCCGACCTGCAGCTCCCCGAGGCGGCGCCCCCGCCCGCGCTCGCCGGCTCCCTCGCCGAGACTCTGCGCAGCGCCGTCGCCGCCCTGGTGAACGACCCGAGTCGTCCCGGCAAGGACCTGCACGCCGCCGTGGTCGCGGCGGTCGAACGACCCCTCATCGAGCTCGTGCTCGAGCAGACCGGCGGCAACCAGCTGCGCGCGGCGGACCTCCTCGGCATCAACCGGAACACGCTCCGGAAGAAGCTGACCGCGCTCGGCATCCCCGTCCCGCGCGGCGGCTCGTGA
- a CDS encoding zinc ribbon domain-containing protein, with protein MPLYEYRCTSCKKRVTILTLRASETVDEVCDRCGARTLERVMSRFAMGRSEESRLESLTDPSSLSGLDENDPASVARWMKKMNREMGDEVGGGGDVDEMAEEMASGSFDDDAGGGDSGDD; from the coding sequence ATGCCGCTCTACGAGTACCGCTGCACGAGCTGCAAGAAGCGCGTCACGATCCTCACGTTGCGCGCCAGCGAGACCGTCGACGAGGTGTGCGACCGCTGCGGCGCCCGCACGCTCGAGCGCGTGATGTCGCGCTTCGCGATGGGTCGCTCGGAGGAGTCACGGCTCGAGTCGCTCACCGACCCGTCGAGCCTGAGCGGACTCGACGAGAACGACCCCGCGAGCGTCGCGCGCTGGATGAAGAAGATGAACCGCGAGATGGGCGACGAGGTCGGCGGTGGCGGCGACGTCGACGAGATGGCGGAGGAGATGGCGTCGGGATCCTTCGACGACGACGCCGGCGGCGGCGACTCGGGCGACGACTGA
- a CDS encoding GMC family oxidoreductase, which translates to MILDTATVDADVQLRADVCVVGSGAGGAAVAAELAEAGHSVVLVEDGPYLRGEDFVQREDVMYPRLYREGGTKATADYTVLVSQGRAVGGSTVASFCLCVRPPRPLLGYWARQLGLAGLEHEAMHPFFRTVEKRIGAQPIRPEQVNGNSAKLQHGSEKLGYRGYRPFHNRVECLGAGYCALGCTYDRKGDALTTYVPAASRAGAVIVPDCQVTQVRIGKGRAAGVAGVFRRSRTGAAHTLDVAAKVVVLAAGAVNSPRIWRQSRLPDPSDTVGRNLRLQPQVVVTALYPEPIESWKGIPQGYVVDEFLTIGGRSAGSGYLLVPAFAHPVAAASMLPGYGAEHRELMGLYPRLGAIAVLLHDHTRGRLELEETGPPAVSYRLGGSDEDQLMDALEKACDISFAAGAEKVFLPYNEVVTIAKRGAYQPIRDRGVRMNDPLFLSYQPQGTLRMGGDRRKSVVDPQGEAHAVRGLFVADASVFPTSVAVPAQVTVMALATRTAQHIVDHADRYF; encoded by the coding sequence ATGATCCTCGACACCGCGACCGTCGACGCCGACGTGCAGCTCCGCGCCGACGTGTGCGTCGTCGGCTCGGGCGCGGGAGGCGCGGCCGTCGCCGCGGAGCTCGCCGAGGCCGGCCATTCCGTCGTCCTGGTCGAGGACGGTCCGTATCTGCGCGGCGAAGACTTCGTCCAGCGCGAGGACGTGATGTACCCGCGGCTCTACCGCGAGGGCGGCACGAAGGCGACGGCGGATTACACCGTGCTCGTCTCGCAGGGCCGGGCGGTCGGCGGTTCGACGGTCGCGAGCTTCTGTCTCTGCGTGCGCCCCCCGCGTCCGCTGCTCGGCTACTGGGCGCGGCAGCTCGGTCTCGCGGGCCTCGAGCACGAGGCGATGCACCCGTTCTTCCGGACGGTCGAGAAGCGCATCGGAGCGCAGCCCATCCGGCCCGAGCAGGTGAACGGCAACAGCGCCAAGCTCCAGCACGGGAGCGAGAAGCTCGGCTACCGCGGGTATCGGCCGTTCCACAATCGCGTCGAGTGTCTGGGCGCGGGCTACTGCGCCCTCGGCTGCACCTACGACCGCAAGGGCGATGCGCTGACGACCTACGTTCCGGCCGCCTCGCGCGCGGGGGCGGTGATCGTCCCGGACTGCCAGGTGACGCAGGTTCGCATCGGCAAGGGGAGGGCCGCGGGCGTCGCGGGCGTGTTCCGCCGCTCGCGGACCGGTGCGGCCCACACGCTCGACGTCGCCGCGAAGGTCGTCGTGCTCGCGGCGGGCGCCGTCAACTCGCCGCGGATCTGGCGGCAGAGTCGGTTGCCCGATCCCTCGGACACCGTCGGGCGCAACCTGCGCTTGCAGCCGCAGGTCGTCGTGACCGCGCTCTATCCCGAGCCGATCGAGTCGTGGAAGGGCATCCCGCAGGGCTACGTCGTCGACGAGTTCCTGACGATCGGCGGGCGCTCCGCCGGCTCCGGCTATCTCCTCGTGCCGGCGTTCGCGCACCCCGTCGCCGCGGCGAGCATGCTGCCCGGCTACGGCGCCGAGCACCGCGAGCTCATGGGGCTCTATCCGCGGCTCGGCGCCATCGCGGTGCTGCTGCACGATCACACGCGCGGCCGCCTCGAGCTCGAGGAAACGGGGCCGCCGGCCGTGAGCTATCGCCTCGGCGGCAGCGACGAGGACCAGCTGATGGACGCGCTCGAGAAGGCCTGCGACATCAGTTTCGCGGCCGGCGCGGAGAAGGTGTTCCTGCCCTACAACGAGGTCGTCACGATCGCGAAGCGCGGGGCGTACCAGCCGATCCGCGACCGCGGCGTGCGGATGAACGATCCGCTGTTCCTGTCGTACCAGCCCCAGGGCACGCTTCGCATGGGCGGCGACCGTCGGAAGTCGGTCGTCGACCCGCAGGGCGAGGCGCACGCCGTGCGCGGGCTCTTCGTCGCCGACGCGAGCGTGTTCCCGACGAGCGTCGCCGTGCCGGCGCAGGTGACGGTGATGGCGCTGGCCACGCGCACCGCACAGCACATCGTCGATCACGCCGACCGCTACTTCTGA
- a CDS encoding SpoVR family protein: MPGWSLDDLAYWDAKIRAQVDALGLDCYPQEFELCNHSDMLAYMAYSGIPSHYPHWSYGKAFEKLKTLYEYGLSGLPYEMVINSNPALAYLMRDNSLCLQVLTIAHVYGHNDFFKNNFTFKSTRAEFTIGTFKAHAERVRAYTEDPSIGADKVENILDAAHALSLQRRRNLAVKKLSPEEERQEMLRNAQAAHDPFKSIHRRPDYVEPDLQKAPLSPEPDILLFIRDHNPYLANWERDLLTVVDEEARYFIPQIETKIMNEGWASWVHREILNAIELPQDLHLEFLVRHNQVVRPTPGGINPYHLGLKIWTDLKRRFDEPTPEEIREHGTPAKTGMQKLLEVRETDRDQSFLRRFLTEELMREMDLFEYEPKGDDLVISKVADEQGWRAVKEQLIRSVGMGGIPVIRIEDADFGHKRTLYLMHDHDGRDLQLENGEKTLGYVYRLWGREVVLETVLAGKRTLLTFNDRGFSAKTLK, translated from the coding sequence ATGCCGGGTTGGAGCCTCGACGATCTCGCCTACTGGGACGCCAAGATTCGCGCGCAGGTCGACGCCCTCGGACTCGACTGCTACCCGCAGGAGTTCGAGCTCTGCAACCACAGCGACATGCTGGCGTACATGGCGTATTCCGGCATCCCGTCGCACTACCCGCACTGGTCCTACGGCAAGGCCTTCGAGAAGCTGAAGACCCTCTACGAGTACGGCCTCTCCGGCCTGCCGTACGAGATGGTCATCAACTCGAACCCGGCGCTCGCCTACCTGATGCGCGACAACTCCCTCTGCCTCCAGGTGCTGACGATCGCGCACGTCTACGGCCACAACGACTTCTTCAAGAACAACTTCACGTTCAAGTCGACGCGCGCCGAGTTCACGATCGGCACCTTCAAAGCCCACGCGGAGCGCGTCCGCGCCTACACGGAGGATCCGTCGATCGGCGCCGACAAGGTCGAGAACATCCTCGACGCCGCGCACGCGCTGTCGCTGCAGCGCCGCCGGAACCTCGCCGTGAAGAAGCTGTCACCCGAGGAAGAGCGGCAGGAGATGCTGCGAAACGCCCAGGCCGCTCACGATCCGTTCAAGAGCATCCACCGCCGGCCCGACTACGTCGAGCCCGATCTGCAAAAAGCGCCGCTCTCGCCCGAGCCCGACATCCTGCTCTTCATCCGTGACCACAACCCTTACCTCGCGAACTGGGAGCGCGACCTGCTCACCGTCGTCGACGAGGAGGCGCGCTACTTCATCCCGCAGATCGAAACCAAGATCATGAACGAGGGCTGGGCCTCCTGGGTCCATCGCGAGATCCTGAACGCGATCGAGCTGCCCCAGGATCTGCACCTCGAGTTCCTGGTACGCCACAACCAGGTCGTGCGGCCGACGCCGGGCGGCATCAACCCGTACCACCTTGGCCTCAAGATCTGGACCGACCTGAAGCGCCGCTTCGACGAGCCGACGCCGGAAGAGATCCGCGAGCACGGAACGCCCGCCAAGACCGGGATGCAGAAGCTCCTCGAGGTGCGCGAGACCGACCGCGACCAGTCCTTCCTCCGCCGCTTCCTCACCGAGGAGCTCATGCGGGAGATGGACCTCTTCGAGTACGAGCCCAAAGGCGACGACCTCGTCATCAGCAAGGTCGCCGACGAGCAGGGCTGGCGGGCCGTGAAGGAGCAGCTGATCCGCAGCGTCGGCATGGGAGGCATTCCGGTGATCCGCATCGAGGACGCCGATTTCGGCCACAAGCGCACGCTCTACCTCATGCACGACCACGACGGCCGCGACCTACAGCTCGAGAACGGCGAGAAGACCCTCGGCTACGTCTACCGGCTCTGGGGCCGCGAGGTCGTGCTCGAGACCGTGCTCGCGGGCAAGCGTACGCTCCTCACCTTCAACGACCGCGGCTTCTCGGCGAAGACGCTGAAATAG
- a CDS encoding 2-C-methyl-D-erythritol 2,4-cyclodiphosphate synthase — MSAFRIGQGYDIHPLASGRRLVLGGVEIPHDRGLAGHSDADAVLHAVTDALLGALGAGDIGRHFSDRDPRHRDRPSREFVAETMAMVRARGWRVANVDVTVHAEAPKLAPYLDAMRTILAELLGVASDAANVKATRGEGLGAIGRAEGIAAQAAVLLERA, encoded by the coding sequence GTGTCGGCGTTTCGGATCGGGCAGGGCTACGACATCCATCCCCTCGCGAGCGGCCGTCGCCTCGTACTCGGCGGGGTCGAGATCCCGCACGATCGCGGCCTTGCGGGGCATTCGGACGCGGATGCGGTCCTCCATGCGGTGACGGACGCGCTGCTCGGCGCGCTCGGCGCGGGGGACATCGGGCGGCACTTCTCCGATCGCGATCCGCGCCACCGGGATCGGCCGAGCCGCGAGTTCGTCGCCGAGACGATGGCGATGGTGCGCGCCCGGGGGTGGCGCGTCGCGAACGTCGACGTGACGGTGCACGCGGAGGCGCCGAAGCTCGCGCCATACCTCGACGCCATGCGGACGATCCTCGCCGAGCTTCTCGGCGTCGCGTCCGACGCCGCCAACGTGAAGGCGACGCGCGGCGAGGGGCTCGGCGCGATCGGCCGCGCCGAGGGGATCGCGGCGCAGGCGGCGGTCCTGCTCGAGAGAGCGTGA